From a region of the Deinococcus budaensis genome:
- a CDS encoding ArsR/SmtB family transcription factor: MTTTPDVKTDRAADCEVHCVHPEAVARVEAGLPDDALIERATSLVKVVSDPTRLRILSALALEDLCVCDLAVIAGINESTMSHQLRHLRALGLVTFRKVGRIAYYRLANDHTTRLIADMLAHARVM; encoded by the coding sequence ATGACCACGACCCCTGACGTGAAGACTGACCGCGCCGCGGACTGCGAGGTCCACTGTGTCCACCCGGAGGCGGTGGCGCGGGTGGAGGCCGGGCTGCCTGACGACGCTTTGATTGAGCGCGCGACCAGCCTGGTCAAGGTGGTGTCTGACCCCACCCGGCTGCGTATCCTCTCGGCGCTGGCACTGGAAGACCTGTGCGTGTGCGACCTGGCGGTGATCGCGGGCATCAACGAGTCCACCATGAGTCACCAGCTGCGCCACCTGCGGGCGCTCGGCCTGGTGACCTTCAGGAAGGTGGGGCGGATCGCGTATTACCGGCTGGCGAACGACCACACCACGCGGCTGATTGCGGACATGCTGGCGCATGCCCGGGTCATGTGA
- a CDS encoding heavy metal translocating P-type ATPase, producing the protein MTGFPSTSGTPLRYFVNNMDCADCANKVQGVVTRLPGVGEPKVNFTTQTLSLTLDETRTPRTQLEQTLRSIGYPPELQGEVSTTPGTATPVTPRPARVELPWYQTGKGRNVLLTGGLLVVALLFSLIAPPFAFWAYAAATAIGTWPLLRKAVASARLGEPFTINTLISVAAIGAIAIGEAAEGALVVFLFAIGELLENVAAGRARAGIQALAALAPKTALLLEGGQTREVPVEGLQVGQFVRVQPGGRVPADGTITEGDSNLDDSPVTGESVPVHKRPGDPVYAGSINTDGVLTVRVDRGASDNTIARIIHLVEEAESSKAPTARFIDRFSRWYTPAAMAVAFLFAVLPPLLFGQPWNEWIYKGVALLLIACPCALVLSVPAAVTSGISAGARRGLLIKGGAALETIGSVSTIAFDKTGTLTENKPQVTDIVPLGASEQEVVTLAAAVETGSAHPLAKAILARVQGQAVPAAQDAKAISGKAVTATVQGRALAVGSPRYAVEVASLSPDEQAQIARLEEQGKTVVVLLDGRQVLGLLAIRDEPRQDAKEAVARLKGLGVRSLMLTGDNARTGNAIARDLGLDVEAELLPEDKLQRIAALKASGKVAMVGDGINDAPALAQSDVGIAMGGGTDVALETADAALLRHSVTGVAELVQLSRAVMTNIRQNVAFALGLKAIFLVTTLLGITGLWPAILSDTGATVLVTANALRLLRFKPGA; encoded by the coding sequence ATGACAGGTTTCCCCTCCACCTCAGGGACGCCCCTGCGCTACTTCGTGAACAACATGGACTGCGCCGACTGCGCCAACAAGGTGCAGGGCGTGGTGACTCGTTTGCCGGGAGTGGGGGAGCCCAAGGTCAACTTCACCACCCAGACGCTCAGCCTCACGCTGGACGAGACCAGGACGCCGAGGACACAGCTCGAACAAACCCTGCGCTCCATCGGCTACCCACCGGAATTGCAGGGCGAAGTTAGCACCACGCCCGGCACAGCCACCCCAGTCACTCCCCGTCCAGCCCGGGTCGAACTGCCCTGGTACCAGACCGGGAAGGGCCGCAACGTCTTGCTCACGGGTGGGCTGCTCGTCGTCGCCCTGCTGTTCAGCCTGATCGCGCCTCCCTTCGCCTTCTGGGCGTACGCGGCCGCGACCGCCATCGGCACCTGGCCGCTCCTCCGCAAAGCGGTCGCCAGCGCCCGCCTGGGTGAGCCTTTCACCATCAACACCCTGATCAGCGTGGCCGCCATCGGCGCCATCGCCATCGGGGAGGCGGCGGAAGGGGCACTCGTCGTCTTCCTCTTCGCCATCGGCGAACTGCTGGAGAACGTCGCGGCCGGGCGGGCCAGGGCAGGGATTCAGGCGCTCGCGGCGCTGGCTCCCAAGACCGCCCTGCTGCTCGAAGGTGGTCAGACCCGCGAGGTGCCCGTCGAGGGGCTTCAGGTCGGCCAGTTCGTGCGGGTCCAGCCGGGTGGCCGTGTCCCAGCAGACGGCACTATCACCGAGGGCGACTCCAACCTCGACGACTCCCCGGTGACCGGCGAGAGCGTGCCCGTCCACAAGCGTCCCGGCGATCCGGTCTACGCGGGCAGCATCAACACCGACGGGGTGCTGACCGTCCGGGTGGACCGGGGGGCCTCGGACAACACCATCGCCCGGATCATCCACCTGGTCGAGGAGGCCGAGTCGTCCAAGGCACCCACCGCGCGCTTCATCGACCGTTTCTCCCGCTGGTACACCCCGGCGGCGATGGCCGTGGCCTTCCTGTTCGCCGTCCTCCCACCTCTGCTGTTCGGCCAGCCCTGGAACGAGTGGATCTACAAGGGCGTGGCCCTGCTCCTGATCGCCTGCCCCTGCGCCCTGGTGCTGAGCGTCCCTGCTGCCGTGACCAGCGGTATTTCCGCCGGAGCCCGGCGCGGCCTCCTGATCAAGGGCGGCGCCGCCCTGGAGACCATCGGCAGCGTCTCGACCATCGCCTTCGACAAGACCGGCACCCTCACCGAGAACAAGCCACAGGTGACGGACATCGTTCCCCTGGGCGCTTCCGAGCAGGAGGTAGTGACCCTGGCCGCCGCTGTCGAAACTGGCAGCGCGCACCCGCTCGCCAAGGCGATCCTCGCCCGTGTCCAGGGGCAGGCCGTTCCCGCTGCCCAGGACGCCAAGGCCATTTCCGGCAAGGCCGTGACCGCCACAGTGCAGGGCCGTGCCCTCGCGGTGGGGTCCCCGCGCTACGCCGTGGAAGTGGCCTCCTTGAGCCCTGACGAGCAGGCGCAGATCGCCCGGCTGGAGGAGCAGGGCAAGACGGTGGTGGTGCTGCTCGACGGCCGCCAGGTGCTCGGTTTGCTCGCCATCCGGGATGAGCCACGTCAGGACGCGAAGGAAGCGGTGGCCCGGCTCAAAGGTCTTGGCGTCCGTTCCCTCATGCTCACTGGCGACAACGCCCGCACGGGGAACGCCATCGCGCGTGACCTGGGATTGGACGTGGAAGCGGAACTGCTGCCGGAAGACAAGCTCCAGCGCATCGCGGCCTTGAAAGCCTCCGGTAAGGTGGCGATGGTCGGGGACGGCATCAACGACGCCCCTGCACTGGCCCAGTCGGACGTGGGCATTGCGATGGGTGGCGGGACGGACGTGGCCCTGGAGACCGCCGACGCCGCCCTGCTGCGCCATTCGGTCACCGGGGTCGCGGAACTGGTGCAGCTCTCCCGTGCGGTCATGACCAACATCCGTCAGAACGTCGCCTTCGCCCTGGGCCTCAAGGCCATCTTCCTGGTCACCACGTTGCTCGGGATCACCGGCCTGTGGCCCGCCATCCTCAGCGACACCGGCGCTACGGTGCTGGTGACGGCCAACGCCCTGCGCTTGCTGCGCTTCAAGCCCGGCGCGTGA
- a CDS encoding class I SAM-dependent methyltransferase — MALSRPVWLTPEQATLLIPLVVRARQNAWPDPILRDETAAQALLRLGQAAPPLPALRGDAFGLALRARHLDGWTMAFLARHPAATVLHLGCGLDGRVDRVDPPPGVRWFDLDLPDVIALRRVAYPREEGPSYQMITASVTDAGWLRSVPADRPVLVVAEGLLMYLPEAEVRALLTRLGGAFPSGELVFDALSPLGVRWGARHPALRASGATLRWGLENPREVEAWPPGFHLLDDVGLLGLPGFARLPRVERTACRVLRQVPALRRLHRLLRYQFSPSGRAVGVPGFFSP; from the coding sequence GTGGCGCTGAGCAGGCCGGTCTGGCTGACCCCGGAGCAGGCGACCTTGCTGATCCCGCTCGTCGTCAGGGCGCGTCAGAATGCGTGGCCCGACCCGATCCTACGCGACGAGACGGCGGCCCAGGCGTTGCTTCGTCTGGGGCAGGCCGCCCCGCCCCTGCCTGCCCTGCGCGGCGACGCCTTCGGGCTGGCCCTGCGTGCCCGGCACCTCGACGGGTGGACGATGGCCTTCCTCGCGCGGCACCCGGCGGCCACTGTGCTTCATCTGGGCTGCGGTCTGGACGGGCGGGTGGACCGGGTAGACCCCCCTCCCGGCGTGCGCTGGTTCGACCTCGATCTGCCGGACGTGATCGCGCTGCGTCGGGTCGCCTACCCCCGCGAGGAGGGACCGAGCTACCAGATGATCACCGCCTCGGTGACGGACGCAGGGTGGCTGCGGTCGGTCCCCGCAGATCGCCCGGTGCTGGTGGTCGCGGAGGGGTTGTTGATGTACCTGCCGGAGGCCGAGGTGCGCGCGCTGCTCACGCGGCTGGGTGGGGCGTTTCCTTCGGGGGAGCTGGTGTTCGACGCCCTCAGCCCGCTGGGGGTGCGCTGGGGCGCGCGGCACCCGGCCCTACGCGCGTCCGGCGCCACCTTGCGCTGGGGCCTGGAAAACCCCCGGGAGGTGGAAGCCTGGCCTCCAGGCTTCCACCTCCTTGACGACGTTGGCCTGCTGGGTCTCCCGGGATTCGCGCGGCTGCCCAGGGTGGAGCGGACCGCTTGTCGGGTGCTGCGGCAGGTCCCAGCGCTGCGGCGGCTGCACCGCCTGCTGCGCTACCAATTCTCGCCATCGGGGCGCGCTGTCGGCGTGCCAGGGTTCTTCTCACCCTGA
- a CDS encoding TlpA disulfide reductase family protein — MTLWRRLLPPVLAAALAVVLGVALLNPARGTTSGGPLVGKPAPAFALQSLDGAPVRLADLRGRPVVLNFWASWCTPCREEAPLFRELSERQEASQGLAVIGILFQETKEQNARDFIREFALAYPSLRDPQSRTAINYGVGGIPETFFIDRAGVVQHLDRGGLNRERLNVGLDKIGVGRL; from the coding sequence GTGACCCTGTGGCGACGCCTGCTGCCGCCCGTGCTCGCGGCTGCCCTCGCGGTGGTCCTGGGCGTGGCCCTGCTCAACCCAGCGCGCGGCACAACCAGCGGCGGCCCGCTCGTCGGAAAGCCAGCCCCCGCCTTCGCCCTCCAGAGCCTAGACGGTGCGCCGGTTCGGTTGGCGGACCTGCGTGGTCGGCCCGTCGTGCTGAACTTCTGGGCGTCGTGGTGTACCCCGTGCCGCGAGGAAGCGCCCCTGTTCCGTGAACTCAGCGAACGGCAGGAGGCCAGCCAGGGCCTCGCCGTGATCGGCATCCTCTTCCAGGAGACCAAAGAACAGAACGCCCGCGACTTCATTCGTGAATTCGCCCTCGCGTATCCCAGCCTGCGTGACCCCCAGTCCAGAACCGCGATCAACTACGGCGTAGGCGGCATTCCCGAGACGTTCTTCATCGACAGGGCAGGCGTGGTTCAGCACCTGGACCGGGGCGGCCTGAACCGCGAGCGGCTGAACGTCGGGCTGGACAAGATCGGGGTGGGCAGGCTGTGA
- a CDS encoding glutaredoxin family protein — MPPTVTVYTVPNCSSCEAVKRFLGSRGVPFTEKNVREDPAALAEMQARANVRIAPVTVIGEQAFYGTFDDQRPLLEAALRENGV; from the coding sequence ATGCCCCCGACTGTGACCGTCTACACCGTCCCCAACTGCTCGTCGTGCGAGGCCGTCAAACGCTTCCTGGGAAGCCGTGGCGTGCCGTTCACCGAGAAGAACGTTCGCGAGGACCCCGCGGCCCTGGCGGAGATGCAGGCCCGGGCCAACGTCCGCATCGCCCCGGTGACCGTGATCGGCGAGCAGGCCTTCTACGGCACCTTCGACGACCAGCGCCCCCTGCTGGAGGCCGCTCTGCGGGAGAATGGAGTATGA
- a CDS encoding SMI1/KNR4 family protein, protein MSWTAFPNCVSDLTPGLLAGLAPPAPAEDLRALTAALNSPPPNDVHQVLATHNGQRAGHRLLFGLKPMSAHGITHHRQSVARLLEREGPVPVTNLDGRTQAYEPNPHHVPLFTDNTGNFPGFSLAPVASGVWGQVVVFGLDIPCPRVVANSFHTLFEELSAELRQGNFLIQEVGGYVFMKPGNGSALSQILP, encoded by the coding sequence GTGTCCTGGACAGCTTTCCCGAACTGTGTCTCCGACCTGACGCCCGGGCTGCTCGCGGGTCTCGCCCCGCCTGCCCCGGCCGAGGACCTCCGGGCCCTGACCGCGGCGCTGAACAGCCCGCCTCCAAACGACGTCCATCAGGTGCTCGCCACCCACAACGGGCAACGGGCCGGGCACCGCCTGCTGTTTGGCCTGAAACCGATGAGTGCGCACGGCATCACCCACCATCGCCAGAGCGTCGCCCGCCTCCTGGAACGTGAGGGGCCTGTGCCGGTGACGAATCTGGACGGGCGCACGCAGGCGTACGAACCGAATCCGCACCACGTCCCGCTGTTCACGGACAACACCGGGAATTTTCCCGGCTTCTCTCTGGCCCCAGTGGCGTCGGGCGTGTGGGGCCAGGTCGTCGTCTTCGGACTGGACATCCCCTGTCCCCGGGTGGTCGCCAATTCGTTTCACACGCTTTTTGAGGAGCTGAGCGCCGAACTCCGGCAGGGGAACTTCCTGATCCAGGAAGTGGGAGGGTACGTCTTCATGAAGCCTGGGAACGGCTCGGCCCTGTCACAGATCCTGCCGTAA
- a CDS encoding cation transporter: protein MSDSRTDDDAPHLDASQAADRRILWLVLLINLGQALAGAGVGVWASSTAVIGAALDNLADASVYGVSLYAVGRAATIKVRAARLSGWLLIGLAALLFVEVLRRFFGGEEPIGPAMMAVAAVNAALNLVCLRLLRRHQGEDVNFKASAIFTSNDSLVNLAIVLSGALVLWLDSNLPDLILGLVVSAIAANGGREILSEAAEAAEDARSEA, encoded by the coding sequence ATGAGCGACTCCCGGACAGACGACGACGCACCCCACCTCGACGCCAGCCAGGCGGCTGACCGCCGCATCCTGTGGCTGGTGCTGCTGATCAACCTCGGGCAAGCCCTGGCTGGCGCGGGGGTCGGCGTCTGGGCATCCTCTACGGCCGTGATCGGCGCGGCCCTCGACAACCTGGCCGATGCGTCTGTCTACGGCGTCAGCCTCTACGCGGTGGGCCGCGCCGCCACCATCAAGGTCCGCGCCGCCCGCCTGTCCGGGTGGCTCCTGATCGGCCTCGCGGCGCTGCTGTTTGTGGAGGTGCTGCGCCGGTTCTTCGGGGGTGAAGAGCCGATCGGTCCCGCGATGATGGCCGTGGCCGCCGTCAACGCGGCGCTGAACCTGGTCTGCCTGCGGCTCCTCAGGCGCCACCAGGGCGAGGACGTCAACTTCAAGGCGTCGGCCATCTTCACCAGCAACGACTCGCTCGTGAACCTGGCGATCGTGCTGTCCGGAGCGCTGGTGCTGTGGTTGGATTCGAACCTGCCGGACCTGATTCTCGGCCTGGTCGTGTCGGCTATCGCGGCCAACGGGGGCCGGGAGATCCTGTCCGAAGCCGCTGAGGCGGCGGAAGATGCCCGGTCGGAGGCTTGA
- a CDS encoding undecaprenyl-diphosphate phosphatase has translation MNDTIAAALLGLVEGITEFLPVSSTGHLIVTADLLGFRNSGGTFEIVIQLGAVLAVIVYYWRDLVGQARALPTSVDARRLWLGVALAFVPAAVLGFLFSDLITRYLFSPVTVAISLILGGIALWVIEGRPVAATTQGLTQVSQRQALVVGCAQCLALVPGVSRSASSIIGGLLTGLDRPTATAFSFYLSIPTLGLATLYALVKGREVLGAAQLGPLAVGLAVSFVTALLAVGWLLRYVSRHNFRAFAVYRVLAGLAILGWALWR, from the coding sequence TTGAACGACACCATCGCAGCAGCCCTCCTGGGTCTGGTCGAGGGCATCACCGAGTTCCTGCCAGTGTCCTCCACCGGCCACCTGATCGTCACCGCCGACCTGCTGGGGTTTCGTAACTCGGGTGGCACCTTCGAGATCGTCATTCAGCTTGGGGCGGTCCTGGCAGTGATCGTGTACTACTGGCGCGATCTGGTCGGCCAGGCCCGCGCCCTGCCCACAAGCGTGGACGCGCGCCGCTTATGGCTGGGCGTCGCCCTGGCCTTTGTGCCAGCGGCGGTCCTGGGCTTCCTGTTCAGTGACCTGATCACCCGTTACCTCTTCTCCCCGGTCACCGTGGCGATCTCCCTGATTCTTGGAGGCATCGCGCTGTGGGTGATCGAAGGGCGGCCTGTGGCGGCCACCACGCAGGGCCTGACCCAGGTGAGCCAGCGTCAGGCCCTGGTGGTGGGGTGCGCGCAGTGTCTTGCCCTGGTGCCGGGCGTCTCGCGCAGCGCGTCGAGCATCATCGGCGGCCTGCTCACCGGCCTCGACCGGCCGACTGCCACGGCCTTCTCGTTCTACCTGTCGATCCCGACCCTCGGCCTGGCGACCCTGTATGCCCTGGTCAAGGGCCGGGAGGTGCTGGGCGCGGCGCAGCTCGGTCCACTCGCTGTCGGGCTGGCCGTGTCCTTTGTCACGGCGCTGCTGGCCGTGGGCTGGCTGCTGCGCTATGTCTCCCGGCACAACTTCCGGGCCTTCGCGGTGTACCGGGTGCTCGCGGGTCTCGCCATCCTGGGGTGGGCGCTGTGGCGCTGA